CCATTCAATCCATCCACACAGTTTGTGGTAACCTTGTCAGAACCCGGCCCCATTACTCTTAGAGTGTTTTCAGTTTTGGGTCAGTTGGTCCGCACACAAACCATTAACGGTGAACCCGGGTTGAATCAGATTCATTTTCTGGCAGATGGACTTAGTTCGGGGAACTACCTGTACCAGATCACCACCCACATGGGGCAGTCAACTGGTATGATGACGTTGAGTAAATAAACAATCGGGGGCAATCGCCCCCTTTTTTCATTATGAAGTTTATTTTTACCATTCTCTCTTTATTTCAAATAACAGTTTCATACAGTCAGACATTTACAGAGATTGCTGGATCTTTTCCTTTTGAATTATACAAACCAGGTGGGATAGCAATC
Above is a window of Bacteroidota bacterium DNA encoding:
- a CDS encoding T9SS type A sorting domain-containing protein, which translates into the protein PFNPSTQFVVTLSEPGPITLRVFSVLGQLVRTQTINGEPGLNQIHFLADGLSSGNYLYQITTHMGQSTGMMTLSK